From one Nonomuraea polychroma genomic stretch:
- a CDS encoding ABC transporter permease yields MTGTSLQEGRLAWALADGWTVARRDLIHWANQPMTVVFGVAFPVVITLAFGYLFGGAVKVPEGADYFAFLMPGMYGMTMLFGLSATMIAVTTDASKGVTDRFRSMPMAPSAVLVGRAIADLLHSVLVLAGLLACGLAVGWRPATLPGALGAVCLLLLLRFALLWAGIYLGLLTKDPGGVVAIQTLEFPIGFLSNAFVAPDTMPGWLGAISEWNPLSSTVAAARELFGNPGWGGDSWVAQHAVLMAVLWPLAITAVFFVLSVRLYQRLDR; encoded by the coding sequence ATGACCGGCACATCACTGCAAGAAGGGCGGCTGGCGTGGGCACTGGCCGACGGGTGGACGGTCGCCCGGCGCGACCTGATCCACTGGGCGAACCAGCCGATGACGGTGGTCTTCGGTGTGGCCTTCCCCGTGGTGATCACGCTGGCCTTCGGCTACCTGTTCGGCGGCGCGGTCAAGGTGCCGGAAGGGGCGGACTACTTCGCGTTCCTCATGCCAGGCATGTACGGCATGACGATGCTGTTCGGCCTGAGCGCCACCATGATCGCCGTCACCACGGACGCGTCCAAAGGTGTCACGGACCGCTTCCGCTCGATGCCCATGGCGCCCTCGGCGGTGCTCGTCGGCCGTGCCATCGCCGATCTGCTGCATTCGGTGCTGGTCCTGGCCGGCCTGCTGGCCTGTGGGCTGGCGGTCGGCTGGCGTCCGGCCACGTTGCCGGGCGCGCTGGGCGCGGTGTGCCTGCTGCTGCTCCTGCGTTTCGCGTTGTTGTGGGCCGGCATTTACCTGGGGCTGCTGACCAAGGATCCGGGCGGCGTGGTGGCGATCCAGACGCTGGAGTTCCCGATCGGGTTCCTGTCGAACGCCTTCGTCGCCCCGGACACCATGCCGGGCTGGTTGGGCGCGATCTCGGAGTGGAACCCACTGTCGTCAACGGTCGCGGCAGCCAGGGAGCTGTTCGGCAATCCGGGGTGGGGCGGGGACTCGTGGGTGGCGCAGCACGCGGTGCTCATGGCGGTGCTCTGGCCGCTGGCGATCACCGCCGTGTTCTTCGTCCTGTCGGTCCGCCTCTACCAGCGCCTCGATCGGTAG
- a CDS encoding ATP-binding cassette domain-containing protein — MSAVTAQGLRKTYGGQAALDGIDLRVDRGTVCGLLGPNGAGKTTAVRILTTLLRPSGGRAEVAGFDVVTQPRQVRRNIGLVGQHTAVDELLTGRQNLELFGRLYHLGAAAARARAEELLERFGLEHAGPVKEYSGGMRRRLDLAASMILAPPVLFLDEPTTGLDPRSRAEIWRTVRDLVSGGTTVLLTTQYLEEADQLADRISVIDAGRVVAEGTPDELKSKLGGDRLDVVIHDPGRLEEAAGIVGRAASGPAEVDHDTRHVSAPVSERVQALTQVLAALAAAGIEAEDVALRRPTLDEVFLDLTNKGGSAK; from the coding sequence ATGTCGGCGGTGACAGCGCAAGGACTGCGCAAGACGTATGGCGGACAGGCCGCACTCGATGGCATCGACCTGCGGGTGGACCGGGGCACGGTCTGCGGCCTCCTGGGCCCCAACGGCGCGGGCAAGACCACGGCGGTCCGCATCCTCACCACGCTCCTGCGCCCCTCGGGCGGCCGCGCGGAGGTGGCCGGCTTCGACGTGGTGACCCAGCCTCGCCAGGTACGCCGCAACATCGGCCTGGTCGGCCAGCACACGGCCGTGGACGAGCTGCTGACCGGGCGGCAGAACCTGGAGCTCTTCGGCCGCCTCTACCACCTGGGTGCGGCGGCGGCCCGGGCCCGGGCGGAGGAGCTGCTCGAACGCTTCGGCCTGGAGCACGCGGGCCCGGTCAAGGAGTATTCGGGCGGCATGCGCCGCCGGCTCGACCTGGCGGCGAGCATGATCCTCGCACCCCCGGTGCTCTTCCTCGACGAACCGACCACCGGGCTCGACCCGCGCAGCCGGGCGGAGATCTGGCGCACGGTCCGCGATCTGGTGTCCGGCGGCACCACCGTGCTGCTGACCACGCAATACCTGGAGGAGGCCGACCAGCTCGCGGACCGGATCTCGGTGATCGACGCGGGCCGGGTGGTGGCCGAGGGCACGCCCGACGAACTCAAGTCCAAGCTCGGCGGCGACCGGCTCGATGTGGTGATCCACGACCCCGGGCGGCTTGAGGAGGCCGCGGGAATCGTCGGGCGGGCGGCGTCGGGCCCGGCCGAGGTCGATCACGACACCAGGCACGTGTCCGCGCCGGTGAGCGAGCGGGTGCAGGCACTCACGCAGGTGCTGGCGGCGCTGGCGGCGGCCGGGATCGAGGCCGAGGACGTCGCGTTGCGCAGACCGACGCTGGACGAAGTCTTCCTCGACCTCACCAACAAGGGAGGCAGCGCTAAATGA
- a CDS encoding TetR/AcrR family transcriptional regulator gives MTVEYSGKGDPARSLALLWRTSERASRKGKPELSVDRIVRAAIEVADAEGLQALSMRRVAERLGVGTMSLYTYVPGKPELFDVMLDTVYGETAKPEDVPGGWRGRLEQIARENWALYLRHPWLLQVAASRPVLGPNVTAKYDYELRAVDGIGLTDLEMDSVITLITGFVHGAARGAVEAAQAESQTGMTDEQWWAAHAPFLSRIAHADRFPTASRVGQAAGEALNAAYSPEHAFEFGLQRVLDGIEVLVNSRRPR, from the coding sequence GTGACCGTGGAATATTCGGGGAAGGGCGACCCGGCCCGCAGCCTTGCCCTGCTCTGGCGGACCAGCGAGCGGGCCAGCCGCAAGGGCAAGCCGGAGCTCAGCGTGGATCGCATCGTGCGTGCCGCCATCGAGGTCGCCGATGCCGAGGGGCTGCAGGCGCTGTCCATGCGGCGCGTCGCCGAGCGGCTGGGCGTGGGGACGATGTCGCTCTACACGTACGTGCCGGGCAAACCCGAGCTGTTCGACGTCATGCTCGACACGGTTTACGGCGAGACCGCCAAGCCGGAGGACGTGCCGGGTGGCTGGCGGGGCAGGCTGGAGCAGATCGCCAGGGAGAACTGGGCCCTTTACCTGCGGCATCCGTGGCTGCTCCAGGTGGCGGCCAGCCGGCCGGTGCTCGGGCCGAACGTCACCGCCAAATACGACTACGAGCTGCGTGCCGTGGACGGCATCGGCCTGACGGATCTGGAGATGGACTCGGTCATCACCCTGATCACCGGCTTCGTGCACGGGGCGGCCAGGGGCGCGGTCGAGGCCGCGCAGGCCGAGAGCCAGACGGGCATGACCGACGAGCAGTGGTGGGCCGCGCACGCGCCCTTCTTGAGCCGGATCGCCCACGCCGACCGCTTCCCGACGGCGAGCAGGGTAGGGCAGGCGGCCGGTGAGGCGCTCAATGCCGCCTACAGCCCGGAACACGCCTTCGAGTTCGGCCTGCAGCGGGTCCTCGACGGCATCGAGGTCCTGGTGAACAGCCGCCGCCCGCGATGA
- a CDS encoding ABC transporter substrate-binding protein, which yields MRLKTLVGPLVAALLLTACTGEEPRTAAGSKGTVNLDIHAWVGYEAQAAVLAHLLEHELGYTVNKRAVKEDQSWRDFESGKVDVIVENWGHPDLKKEYIEEKKVALSAGLTGNKGVIGWYVPEWMVKKYPDITDYRNLNKYASLFRTDKTGNAGQILDGDPTFVTNDEALVKNLGLNYKVVYSGSENALIKAAQNATRNRTPLLMYFYEPQWLFTKVKLVKIALPAYAVGCDAVPQKVACDYPPYLLDKIVSKRFAENGGKAYELVRNFTWTNDDQNAVAGDMINEKMSAEDAAARWVAENKIVWKDWIPR from the coding sequence ATGCGCTTGAAGACGCTCGTCGGGCCGCTGGTCGCGGCCCTGCTCCTGACCGCCTGCACCGGCGAGGAGCCCCGAACCGCCGCCGGATCCAAGGGGACGGTCAACCTCGACATCCACGCCTGGGTCGGGTACGAGGCCCAGGCCGCCGTACTGGCGCACCTGCTGGAGCACGAGCTGGGCTACACGGTGAACAAGCGGGCGGTGAAGGAAGATCAATCCTGGCGGGATTTCGAATCCGGCAAGGTCGATGTGATCGTCGAGAACTGGGGCCACCCGGATCTGAAGAAGGAGTACATCGAGGAGAAGAAGGTGGCGCTGTCGGCCGGCCTCACCGGGAACAAGGGAGTGATCGGCTGGTACGTCCCCGAGTGGATGGTCAAGAAATATCCCGACATTACGGACTATCGAAACCTCAACAAGTACGCATCTCTCTTCCGGACCGACAAAACCGGAAATGCCGGACAAATCCTGGATGGCGACCCGACGTTCGTCACCAATGACGAGGCTCTCGTCAAGAACCTCGGGCTGAATTACAAGGTCGTCTACTCGGGCAGCGAGAACGCGTTGATCAAGGCGGCGCAGAACGCGACCCGGAACCGGACGCCCCTTTTGATGTATTTCTACGAGCCGCAATGGTTGTTCACCAAGGTCAAACTGGTGAAGATCGCGCTCCCTGCGTACGCCGTCGGTTGTGACGCGGTCCCGCAGAAGGTCGCCTGCGACTACCCGCCGTACCTGCTCGACAAGATCGTCAGCAAGCGGTTCGCGGAGAACGGCGGCAAGGCGTACGAACTGGTGCGCAACTTCACCTGGACCAACGACGACCAGAACGCGGTCGCCGGCGACATGATCAACGAGAAGATGTCCGCCGAGGACGCCGCCGCCCGCTGGGTGGCGGAGAACAAGATCGTATGGAAGGACTGGATCCCCCGTTGA
- a CDS encoding ABC transporter substrate-binding protein, producing the protein MKIRLLAGLLALGLAATACGGAKVETSPSSTAAPQGGASSAGGTVKIAINPWVGYEASANVVAYLLKNELGYTVELPEIKEQLAWEGFETGDVDVIIENWGHPDLKKTFIEEKKVAVEAGSTGNKGVIGWYIPKWMADKYPDITDYKNLNKYAELFKTSESGDKGQLLFGDPSYVSNEEALIKNLKLNYKVVVGGSEAALIKGAQQAQAQQKPLLFYFWDPHWLFSKTELVRVNLPAYTEGCDADPKKVACDYPEMDLDKIVSTKFATSGGKAYELVKNFNWTNEDQNAVADDMTNNGMTGEQAAKKWVEANTAKWQAWIPK; encoded by the coding sequence ATGAAGATTCGCCTGCTCGCAGGCCTCCTCGCACTTGGGCTCGCCGCCACCGCATGTGGCGGGGCCAAGGTCGAGACCTCTCCCAGCTCCACCGCCGCGCCGCAGGGCGGCGCCAGCAGCGCCGGGGGCACGGTCAAGATCGCGATCAATCCGTGGGTGGGGTACGAGGCCAGCGCGAACGTGGTCGCGTACCTGCTGAAGAACGAGCTCGGCTACACCGTCGAGCTGCCCGAGATCAAGGAGCAGCTGGCCTGGGAGGGCTTCGAGACCGGCGACGTCGACGTCATCATCGAGAACTGGGGCCACCCGGACCTGAAGAAGACGTTCATCGAGGAGAAGAAGGTCGCGGTCGAGGCCGGCTCCACCGGCAACAAGGGCGTCATCGGCTGGTACATCCCGAAGTGGATGGCCGACAAGTACCCGGACATCACCGACTACAAGAACCTCAACAAGTACGCCGAGCTGTTCAAGACGTCGGAGTCCGGTGACAAGGGTCAGCTGCTGTTCGGCGACCCGTCGTACGTCAGCAACGAGGAAGCGCTGATCAAGAACCTCAAGCTGAACTACAAGGTCGTGGTCGGCGGCAGCGAGGCCGCCCTGATCAAGGGCGCTCAGCAGGCGCAGGCGCAGCAGAAGCCGCTGCTGTTCTACTTCTGGGATCCGCACTGGCTGTTCAGCAAGACGGAGCTGGTCCGGGTCAACCTGCCCGCCTACACCGAGGGCTGCGACGCCGACCCCAAGAAGGTCGCCTGCGACTACCCCGAGATGGACCTCGACAAGATCGTGAGCACGAAGTTCGCCACGAGCGGCGGCAAGGCCTACGAGCTCGTCAAGAACTTCAACTGGACCAACGAGGACCAGAACGCCGTCGCCGACGACATGACCAACAACGGCATGACCGGCGAGCAGGCCGCCAAGAAGTGGGTGGAGGCCAACACCGCCAAGTGGCAGGCCTGGATCCCCAAGTGA